From one Desulforegulaceae bacterium genomic stretch:
- a CDS encoding phosphoglycerate kinase — MGKLFIEDLNLDNKKVILRVDFNVPLKNLKVANDKRIRAALPTINYLLSKNASLILISHLGRPKGKIVPELSLKPVAAHLSKLINKKVKFVDDCIGQKVKNEISKLKPGEILVLENLRFRKDETENNPEFAKELASLADIYVNDAFGTAHRAHASTEGITKFISKAASGYLLKKEMDYLGKSLENPQRPFTAIIGGAKISGKIDVIDSLLPKVDYLLIGGGMASTFLKAKGFETGKSLIEKDKVSLAKKLLSKSKGKIILPIDLVITDSLDFDLGIAGSIKDVNSSHIPKEMMAVDIGQKTIEEFSKIIKKSKTIVWNGPMGVFEIEKLSRGTFQIAKAVADASANGSITIIGGGDSASAIEKAGLSEKVSHVSTGGGASLEFLEGKKLPGVQALSDI, encoded by the coding sequence ATGGGTAAACTTTTTATTGAGGATCTTAACCTTGATAATAAAAAGGTAATTTTAAGGGTTGATTTCAATGTGCCCTTAAAAAATTTAAAAGTTGCAAACGACAAAAGAATAAGAGCTGCACTTCCTACAATAAATTATTTGTTGAGTAAAAATGCTTCACTTATACTTATCTCCCATCTTGGGCGGCCTAAGGGAAAAATTGTACCTGAATTAAGTCTTAAACCGGTTGCAGCTCATCTTTCAAAGCTCATAAATAAAAAAGTCAAATTTGTTGACGACTGCATAGGACAAAAGGTTAAAAATGAAATCTCAAAGCTAAAACCCGGCGAAATTCTTGTTTTGGAAAATTTAAGATTTAGAAAAGACGAAACAGAAAACAACCCAGAGTTTGCCAAAGAACTGGCATCTTTAGCTGATATTTATGTTAATGATGCTTTTGGCACTGCCCACCGGGCTCATGCTTCTACTGAGGGAATAACAAAATTTATCAGCAAGGCAGCCTCTGGTTATCTTCTCAAAAAAGAAATGGATTATCTTGGCAAATCCCTTGAAAATCCCCAAAGACCTTTTACTGCAATTATTGGCGGAGCAAAAATTTCAGGAAAAATAGATGTAATAGACTCCCTGCTTCCAAAAGTTGATTATCTTTTAATAGGCGGAGGAATGGCCTCAACTTTTCTTAAAGCCAAGGGTTTTGAAACAGGAAAATCCCTTATTGAAAAGGACAAGGTTTCCCTTGCAAAAAAACTTCTTTCAAAATCCAAGGGTAAAATCATTCTTCCAATAGATCTTGTTATTACAGATTCTCTTGATTTTGATTTGGGAATTGCAGGCAGTATAAAAGATGTTAATAGCAGTCATATTCCAAAAGAAATGATGGCTGTAGATATAGGTCAAAAAACTATTGAAGAATTTTCTAAAATAATAAAAAAATCAAAAACCATAGTTTGGAACGGACCAATGGGAGTTTTTGAAATTGAAAAGCTTTCCAGAGGAACTTTTCAAATTGCAAAAGCAGTGGCAGATGCTTCAGCAAATGGAAGCATTACAATAATCGGAGGCGGTGATTCAGCTTCAGCCATTGAAAAAGCAGGTCTTTCAGAAAAAGTATCCCATGTTTCAACTGGAGGCGGAGCTTCCCTTGAATTTCTTGAAGGAAAAAAACTCCCGGGGGTTCAAGCATTGTCAGATATTTAA
- the pyk gene encoding pyruvate kinase has product MNKTKIVCTIGPSTNSPEIIKELINSGMNVARLNFSHGSHESHKKTFDLIRQISDELDKPIAIIQDLSGPKIRTGKVEEKGIELIPGNELILTIDDMIGKENKVSVSYKNILTEVKINELILLADGLMEIRVKEIKGNEIKCIVESGGILTSNKGINLPGTSLNIPALTVKDKKDLEFGLLIGVDFVALSFVKNGADIDDIKQIINSKGKNTPVIAKIEKHEAIENFDEILDKSDAIMVARGDLGVEVPLEKVPLYQKMLVTKAVQAGKPVIIATQMLSSMVNSPRPTRAEATDIANAVLDGTDALMLSEETASGNHPVEAVKYMRKIADNAEQNYPYSKFQLQPQSETSRAVPYAACILSNFTKAAAIVAPTRSGNTAAQISRFRPESKIIALSPLKESMRKLCLYWGCIPKPFGNPKDTDQMLEQGAKAAIDSGIVKKGDTIVITAGHPIWVSGTTNMLKVKNL; this is encoded by the coding sequence ATGAACAAAACAAAAATTGTCTGTACCATTGGTCCTTCAACCAACAGCCCTGAAATAATAAAAGAACTTATAAACTCTGGAATGAATGTAGCAAGGCTTAATTTTTCCCATGGAAGTCATGAATCCCATAAAAAAACCTTTGATCTTATTAGACAAATTTCAGATGAGCTGGATAAGCCAATTGCTATTATTCAGGATTTAAGCGGGCCAAAAATCAGAACCGGAAAAGTTGAAGAAAAAGGAATTGAACTTATACCAGGCAATGAATTAATTCTTACAATTGATGATATGATTGGAAAAGAAAACAAGGTTTCAGTTTCTTATAAAAATATTTTAACCGAAGTAAAAATAAATGAGCTGATTTTACTAGCTGACGGACTGATGGAAATCAGGGTAAAGGAAATTAAAGGCAATGAGATAAAATGTATTGTTGAATCAGGAGGAATTTTAACTTCAAACAAAGGAATAAACCTTCCCGGAACCAGCCTCAATATTCCGGCACTTACTGTTAAAGATAAAAAAGATCTTGAATTTGGTCTTTTAATCGGGGTTGACTTTGTTGCTCTTTCATTTGTCAAAAACGGTGCAGACATTGATGATATAAAGCAAATTATCAACTCTAAAGGCAAAAACACTCCTGTAATTGCAAAAATTGAAAAGCATGAAGCAATTGAAAACTTTGATGAAATTCTTGATAAATCAGACGCAATAATGGTTGCAAGGGGAGATCTTGGAGTTGAAGTACCCCTTGAAAAAGTACCTCTTTATCAAAAAATGCTTGTGACCAAGGCTGTCCAGGCTGGAAAGCCTGTTATTATTGCAACTCAAATGCTAAGCTCAATGGTAAATTCACCAAGACCCACAAGAGCTGAAGCCACAGATATTGCCAATGCAGTTTTAGACGGAACAGATGCACTTATGCTTTCTGAAGAAACAGCAAGCGGGAATCATCCAGTTGAAGCTGTAAAATATATGAGAAAAATAGCTGACAATGCAGAGCAAAACTATCCTTATTCAAAATTCCAGCTTCAGCCCCAATCTGAAACATCAAGAGCAGTTCCCTATGCCGCCTGTATTCTTTCAAACTTTACAAAAGCAGCTGCAATAGTAGCTCCAACCCGCTCTGGAAATACAGCTGCCCAGATTTCAAGATTTCGACCTGAAAGCAAGATAATTGCTCTTTCTCCCTTAAAAGAATCAATGAGAAAACTATGCCTTTACTGGGGATGTATTCCTAAACCTTTTGGTAATCCAAAAGATACAGATCAAATGCTTGAACAAGGAGCTAAAGCAGCCATTGACTCAGGAATTGTAAAAAAAGGGGATACAATTGTAATTACAGCAGGCCATCCTATCTGGGTATCAGGAACCACAAATATGCTTAAAGTGAAAAACCTGTAG
- a CDS encoding PaaI family thioesterase, which yields MNKKKHFRMLESMYKKAPINEFFNPEIFVNEGKAEIKIKVDKKFFHTGNSVHGSVFFKMLDDGAYFAASSLEYKHFLVTTSFTTYMTRPVSSGFLKVYGRVVNKNKTQYISEAVLYDSDNNEIARGNGIFVKSKLLIESALNPEL from the coding sequence ATGAATAAAAAGAAGCATTTTAGAATGCTTGAATCAATGTATAAAAAGGCCCCGATAAATGAATTTTTCAATCCAGAAATATTTGTTAATGAGGGAAAAGCTGAAATTAAAATTAAAGTTGATAAAAAATTTTTTCACACAGGCAATTCTGTCCATGGAAGTGTTTTTTTCAAAATGCTTGATGATGGGGCTTATTTTGCTGCAAGCTCACTTGAATATAAACATTTTCTTGTTACAACCTCTTTTACAACCTATATGACAAGACCTGTTTCATCAGGTTTTTTAAAAGTTTACGGCAGGGTAGTGAATAAAAATAAGACCCAATATATTTCAGAAGCTGTTCTTTATGACAGCGATAACAATGAAATAGCCAGGGGAAACGGAATTTTTGTAAAATCAAAACTCTTGATTGAATCGGCTTTAAATCCTGAACTTTGA
- a CDS encoding HDOD domain-containing protein, translated as MKLKCPHCHKLYNIPEDKIPSNPNLKIKCLKCKGVISLKTDIVSELITKKDSIANDCEKRKQRLLEKSKTLPPIPEVLSKAREIIEKENTDIKDLAKVLEKDQAMAARILKIANSAYYSLINPVNSVQQACVILGSDVLLQMITLASTSKLLGKELKGYSISSKEIFTHSTGVAFAAKLIALKTNPSLSTDAFSAGILHDSGKLLLDENLIKVKDLFVSKVSSGIQVYIAEKEIFGFDHCEIGYEFLKKWNIPPSQLKAIRWHHEPSKSEQDLLAFIVHTANHIMAMPADFPINTNKLIEPDSFKILQLTTEELEIIRAEAMKATEEIFQAFIS; from the coding sequence TTGAAACTTAAATGCCCCCATTGCCACAAACTTTATAATATACCCGAAGATAAAATACCTTCCAACCCAAATTTAAAAATAAAATGCCTTAAGTGCAAAGGGGTGATTTCTCTAAAAACCGACATTGTTTCAGAACTCATAACTAAAAAAGATTCAATTGCCAATGATTGTGAAAAAAGAAAACAAAGATTACTTGAAAAATCAAAGACCTTGCCCCCAATACCTGAAGTGCTTTCAAAAGCAAGAGAAATAATTGAAAAAGAAAACACTGATATCAAAGACCTTGCAAAAGTTCTTGAAAAAGATCAGGCCATGGCTGCAAGAATACTTAAAATTGCAAACTCAGCATATTATTCATTGATAAATCCGGTAAACTCCGTTCAACAGGCATGTGTAATTCTTGGTTCAGATGTATTGCTCCAAATGATAACCCTGGCAAGTACTTCAAAACTTCTTGGCAAAGAGCTTAAAGGCTACTCAATCAGCTCCAAAGAAATTTTTACCCATTCAACAGGAGTTGCCTTTGCAGCCAAGCTTATTGCCCTTAAAACAAACCCATCTTTAAGTACAGATGCTTTTTCCGCTGGTATTCTTCATGACTCAGGCAAACTTCTTCTTGATGAAAATCTTATCAAGGTAAAAGATCTCTTTGTCTCAAAAGTATCTTCAGGTATCCAAGTTTATATAGCAGAAAAAGAAATTTTTGGATTTGATCATTGTGAAATCGGATACGAATTCCTCAAAAAATGGAATATCCCCCCTAGCCAGCTTAAAGCGATAAGATGGCATCATGAACCTTCAAAATCAGAGCAAGACCTTCTTGCCTTTATAGTCCACACAGCAAACCATATAATGGCTATGCCGGCAGATTTTCCAATAAACACAAACAAGCTTATTGAGCCTGATTCTTTTAAAATTTTACAATTAACCACTGAAGAACTTGAAATAATAAGAGCTGAAGCCATGAAAGCAACAGAAGAAATCTTTCAAGCATTCATTTCTTGA
- a CDS encoding acyl-CoA dehydratase activase: protein MDKKLIKSNETKIFKKRPKEKSEIFFRIPFLFLETAEKRLKNAWESAEKIIKFFENKNYKKLETKDFVILEKEDSSKIEINTDDSDLWIKTNLKNKNSQNLIEELESEILKLERKSFKLFLKNSDLYACTSINGKWEETLKGYLGLDAGSISINIVFLEESGVIFQTQYTLTEGDIINQIKKAFTELKQNLPVNTKILGSGVTGSGHEISGSLLNADIYETELDAHAEATLHMLPNTQVIFDIGGQDSKVMYIEDGELEDAGMNKKCGAGTGAFLDAQADRLGIPIENFGQTGLKAKKPYSFSSMCTVFVGRDLIAEQAKGNTKENIIAGLHSSLAMNFYSTLGINKKTIKTPIAFQGGVASNLGVKKALEDLLFEARGEKVELLIPPHHKVMGAIGMALFAKEELENNQGKFRGIDTICKINSEFVECTKANQINCQKEMICDLVHLYLGDEIIETLYACKDYYKLIEKETNTELKANLGG, encoded by the coding sequence ATGGACAAAAAGCTAATAAAATCAAATGAAACAAAAATATTTAAAAAAAGACCCAAGGAAAAATCAGAAATATTTTTTAGAATTCCTTTTCTTTTCCTGGAAACAGCTGAGAAAAGGCTCAAAAACGCCTGGGAATCAGCTGAGAAAATAATAAAATTCTTTGAAAATAAAAACTATAAAAAACTGGAAACTAAAGATTTTGTTATTTTGGAAAAAGAAGACAGCTCAAAAATAGAAATAAACACAGATGATTCAGATTTATGGATAAAAACAAATTTAAAAAACAAAAACAGCCAAAATCTGATTGAAGAGCTTGAATCTGAAATTTTAAAGCTTGAAAGAAAAAGTTTTAAATTATTCCTAAAAAACAGCGATCTTTATGCCTGCACTTCAATAAATGGAAAATGGGAAGAAACTCTTAAAGGGTATTTAGGTCTTGATGCAGGCTCAATATCAATCAATATAGTTTTTTTAGAAGAAAGCGGAGTTATTTTTCAAACCCAATACACTCTCACAGAAGGCGATATAATAAATCAAATCAAAAAAGCCTTTACAGAGCTAAAACAAAATCTTCCTGTAAATACAAAAATACTTGGTTCAGGAGTTACAGGAAGCGGCCATGAAATATCAGGATCTCTTTTAAACGCCGATATTTATGAAACAGAGCTTGATGCACATGCTGAAGCCACACTTCATATGCTGCCTAACACCCAGGTGATCTTTGACATAGGGGGACAGGATTCAAAAGTAATGTATATTGAAGACGGTGAACTTGAAGACGCTGGAATGAACAAAAAATGCGGAGCAGGAACAGGAGCTTTTTTAGATGCCCAGGCAGACAGGCTTGGAATTCCCATTGAAAACTTCGGCCAAACAGGGCTTAAGGCAAAAAAACCCTATTCTTTTTCAAGTATGTGCACTGTATTTGTGGGAAGAGATTTGATTGCTGAACAGGCAAAAGGCAACACCAAGGAAAATATTATTGCAGGTCTTCACAGTAGCCTTGCCATGAACTTTTACTCAACTCTTGGAATAAACAAAAAAACAATAAAAACACCAATTGCATTTCAGGGAGGTGTTGCTTCAAATTTAGGAGTAAAAAAAGCTCTTGAGGATCTTCTTTTTGAAGCAAGAGGAGAAAAGGTTGAACTTTTAATCCCCCCTCACCACAAAGTAATGGGAGCCATAGGAATGGCACTTTTTGCAAAGGAAGAACTTGAAAACAACCAAGGAAAATTCAGGGGAATAGATACAATCTGCAAAATAAATTCAGAATTTGTAGAATGCACAAAGGCCAATCAAATAAACTGCCAAAAGGAAATGATCTGCGATCTTGTTCATCTTTATCTAGGAGATGAAATAATTGAAACCCTTTATGCCTGCAAAGATTATTATAAACTTATTGAAAAAGAAACAAATACTGAACTTAAAGCCAATTTAGGAGGTTGA
- a CDS encoding 2-hydroxyacyl-CoA dehydratase family protein: protein MKKTGWFCSYTPIELIHSAKAVPFGIKKDSRAEHEDVLLGDSMCSYVRSCMGGALTNSYDDLAGVVIAHSCECMRKLADGWTFRQEEIKPKLIHILDIPKIVSESSIKFFAGALKRLKNDLENQFGPISNESIFESIEIYKTTRNLFKKADDLRKKTSTSITGVEMQELINDYFEMPIEKFNEKMKNFIDSKKNLVTSESRPRVMIIGGPGNKSLIKSIEDSGGLCVLENMCTGLRAYSGSYGDEKDPFELLARLYLEKTPCPRMLGSKSKEKTEELPKLIEEYKIDGIIYFSMKFCANMQMDWALLKNNTSLKTPMKVIEGDISSEVNEREIHSFIKRLKKRKKKNES, encoded by the coding sequence TTGAAAAAAACAGGATGGTTCTGCTCTTATACTCCAATTGAGCTTATTCATTCAGCAAAAGCTGTTCCTTTTGGAATAAAAAAAGATTCAAGGGCTGAGCATGAAGATGTGCTTCTTGGGGACTCAATGTGTTCTTATGTAAGATCATGCATGGGAGGTGCTCTTACCAATTCTTATGATGATTTAGCCGGAGTGGTGATAGCACATTCTTGCGAATGCATGAGAAAACTTGCCGATGGATGGACATTCAGGCAAGAAGAAATTAAGCCAAAATTGATTCATATTCTTGATATTCCAAAAATTGTGTCTGAGTCTTCAATAAAATTTTTTGCAGGAGCTTTAAAAAGACTAAAAAATGACCTTGAAAATCAATTTGGTCCAATAAGTAATGAAAGTATTTTTGAATCAATTGAAATATATAAAACAACAAGAAATCTTTTTAAAAAAGCAGACGATTTAAGGAAAAAAACTTCAACATCAATAACTGGTGTTGAAATGCAAGAGCTTATAAATGATTATTTTGAAATGCCCATTGAAAAATTTAATGAAAAAATGAAAAATTTCATTGATTCGAAAAAAAATCTGGTAACCAGTGAATCAAGACCAAGGGTAATGATTATTGGCGGCCCTGGGAATAAAAGTCTTATAAAATCAATTGAAGATTCAGGTGGCCTTTGCGTATTGGAAAATATGTGCACAGGATTAAGGGCTTATTCTGGATCCTATGGAGATGAAAAAGACCCTTTTGAGCTTCTTGCAAGACTTTATCTTGAAAAAACTCCCTGTCCAAGAATGCTTGGGTCCAAATCAAAAGAAAAAACTGAAGAGCTCCCCAAGTTGATTGAAGAATATAAAATTGACGGAATAATTTATTTTTCAATGAAATTTTGTGCAAACATGCAAATGGACTGGGCTCTTTTGAAAAACAACACAAGCTTAAAAACCCCAATGAAAGTAATTGAAGGTGATATAAGCTCTGAAGTCAATGAAAGGGAAATTCATTCTTTTATAAAAAGACTTAAAAAAAGAAAGAAAAAAAATGAGTCGTGA
- a CDS encoding 2-hydroxyacyl-CoA dehydratase family protein — protein sequence MSRENIVKENTKERKIQLKNFLEVNGLKDLEPEEAVKMAFASEYETLSPSAKRGYLNTKQFFNAYNMNILGQEEYYHLAWRSLFVPTELIYAMNLIPYTTEMVASQLAMSGAARGRIETAESSNFSSDLCSFMKAVAGGVIENIFPTPDIMLTSTHLCDPSAKYAELASHIYKRPEFILDIPYGIYDLSMNKKNQADEQRINEAIDYVTEQFHEMIDFVTEHTGLKLDEEKLKNICTWTNKARQYLDDGNDIILYERTSSKKGIKELDYAANLMQTWGTKEIVDVYKSRYEDYKKNQHENKEITVPRIAWFHLRPYFKNQLMEYVDKKIEISGSQVNFVFFDELDPKDPIRSIAKRTVMHPGFSSVMARTSIAIEKIPEDTNGIIAYYPKSCRHFHGGAIMENEMFKKAGIPILTIDGDCVDDRGDDFPIVKTRVDRFLKSISKINT from the coding sequence ATGAGTCGTGAAAATATAGTAAAAGAAAATACCAAAGAAAGAAAAATTCAATTAAAAAATTTTCTAGAGGTAAATGGCCTTAAGGATCTAGAACCTGAAGAAGCTGTTAAAATGGCATTTGCATCAGAATATGAAACTCTTTCACCCTCAGCAAAACGAGGATATTTAAATACAAAACAATTTTTCAATGCATACAATATGAATATTCTAGGTCAGGAAGAATATTATCATCTTGCCTGGAGATCCCTTTTTGTTCCCACTGAACTCATCTATGCGATGAACCTTATTCCATATACAACTGAAATGGTCGCTTCCCAGCTTGCCATGTCAGGAGCTGCAAGGGGAAGAATTGAAACTGCTGAATCTTCAAACTTTTCCAGCGATTTATGTTCTTTCATGAAAGCAGTTGCAGGAGGGGTGATTGAAAACATCTTCCCCACACCTGATATTATGCTTACCTCAACCCATTTATGCGATCCTTCTGCAAAATATGCTGAACTTGCCTCCCATATTTATAAAAGGCCTGAATTTATTTTAGATATTCCCTATGGAATTTATGATTTAAGCATGAATAAAAAAAACCAGGCTGATGAACAAAGAATAAATGAAGCAATAGACTATGTTACAGAACAATTTCATGAAATGATTGATTTTGTAACTGAGCACACAGGACTTAAACTTGACGAAGAAAAGCTTAAAAACATCTGTACCTGGACAAATAAAGCAAGACAATACCTTGATGATGGAAATGATATAATTTTATATGAAAGAACTTCATCTAAAAAAGGAATAAAAGAGCTGGATTATGCTGCAAATCTTATGCAGACATGGGGGACTAAAGAAATTGTGGATGTTTATAAATCAAGATATGAAGACTATAAAAAAAATCAGCATGAAAACAAAGAAATCACCGTTCCAAGAATAGCATGGTTTCATTTAAGGCCCTATTTTAAAAACCAGCTAATGGAATATGTTGATAAAAAAATTGAAATCTCAGGTTCCCAGGTAAATTTTGTTTTTTTTGACGAACTTGATCCAAAAGATCCAATAAGATCCATTGCAAAAAGAACAGTAATGCATCCGGGATTTTCCTCAGTAATGGCAAGAACATCAATTGCAATTGAAAAAATACCTGAAGATACAAACGGAATAATTGCATACTATCCCAAATCATGCAGACATTTTCATGGGGGTGCAATTATGGAAAATGAAATGTTTAAAAAAGCAGGAATACCCATACTTACAATAGATGGAGATTGTGTTGATGACAGGGGAGATGATTTCCCCATTGTAAAAACCAGGGTTGACAGATTTTTAAAATCTATTTCAAAAATAAACACCTGA
- a CDS encoding ferritin family protein, whose amino-acid sequence MSYNFNADEVFQVAVKIEENAAEFYRQAAGLQEEAENVLFLEKLANMEDTHRDTFDKMRKKLSGSEKEKTVFDPDNELTDYLMSMAEYHGGEGSADAAKALTGKETIEEIVNIAIGLEKESILFYIGILYLVPDAMGQDKINEIIKEEQRHIVQLQGFLRKMKSK is encoded by the coding sequence ATGTCTTATAATTTTAATGCTGATGAGGTGTTTCAGGTTGCCGTAAAGATTGAAGAAAATGCAGCGGAGTTTTACAGACAGGCTGCAGGACTTCAGGAAGAGGCTGAAAATGTCCTCTTCCTTGAAAAATTAGCCAATATGGAAGATACACATAGAGATACTTTTGATAAAATGAGAAAAAAACTTTCTGGATCAGAAAAAGAAAAAACTGTTTTTGATCCAGACAATGAGCTTACTGATTATCTTATGTCCATGGCTGAATACCATGGAGGAGAAGGTAGTGCTGACGCTGCAAAGGCTCTTACAGGCAAGGAAACCATTGAGGAAATAGTTAATATTGCTATTGGCCTTGAAAAGGAATCTATTCTTTTTTATATTGGAATTTTATATCTTGTGCCCGATGCCATGGGTCAGGATAAAATAAATGAAATAATCAAAGAAGAACAAAGACATATTGTTCAGCTTCAGGGGTTTTTAAGAAAGATGAAAAGTAAATAA